The sequence GCCAGACACTTTATGGGCCACATCCATGGTCTTTTGCATTAAAGGGTCTACAAACAACAGTGCCGTTTGTCCCTGATGAAACGAATCGAGAATATCAGCAATCATGTTTGGATCAGGTGGGAAGGGCACAAATTCTTTTGCACCGCCTTGGATGGCTTTTTGCACTTTTTCTTTGTCAATCATCCCCAGCCCGCACGCCACAATATAGGGGGAAAACCGCTCTTTACTAAGCTGCGCAGAAAAAGCGGCCACATCTTCACTGACATCAATCAAAATCATGCCCGCGTGATGACCTTTGCGCATCACATCCAGCGCTTGATCTGTCGTTTCAGTGTGGCTGATTTTGTGGCCCCGTTGGATCAGAATGTTGGACGCCTCTGTCAAAAATCCACCAAGCTCGCCAATCACCAAAACAGACATCTGTTAGAGAGATTCTTTGATGAGTTCTGTCACCGTCACCCCAAGCTTACCGCCCACCAGCACCAGCTCACCGCGGGCAATCAAACGATCATTCACACAAATATCGACGGGTTCATCCACATTTTTATTGAGCTGAATGACAGACCCCCGCCCCAACTGCAAAAGATGATCAATGGACATCCGTGCTGCCCCCAATACAGTGGTAATTTTGATAGGCACGCCATAAAGGGCATCTGCAAATTCTTCTGGCGTCGCGCTTTCATTTTTAGCGGCTTTAGGGGCTTTGCCCTCTTTGAACTGAATGTCTTCGATGGCTTCTTCGGGAGAGGGGCTCTGTTCTTCTGCCCCCTCTTGCGTGCCGGGATTCTCTTTTTCCTCATCACTCATGTACACTGACATTCTCCTGGTTATTGCACGGTAGCCATATCATCTAAAAGGGCATACACCTCACGGCCAAGACGCTCTTGCAGGCACTCAAAACCTGATTCATTCCAACAGAGACGGCAATCCCCAGGCCCAAGCTCCTCATCAATATTGACCTCAACATTTACGCCCGCCAAACTTCGTAACCGAGACTCTATAAACCCTGCCATGCTTTTATGAACAAAAACTTTAACCTTATCCCCCGCAAGCTTTTTGATCACGGGCAATATTTTTTCCTCTAAATCAGAGGCCACCAACGTCTGATTGGCCGAAAGGTGAGGAAAAGCCTTTTTTAAGATAGATTTCACAAAAAAGACAGAAAGTTTGAGAACTTCGCTATTTTGGGCCTCATAAACGCTCACAAGATCTTTCACTTTCGTCTCAATGTGGGAAAGCACCTGCAAAACATCGTTTTCTCTTTTGTTGGCTTGGCTTTCGATGCCTTTCTGAAACCCCTCTTGAAACCCTTCTTGAAATTTATCTTGTAGAGATTTTTCCCTTTGTTCTTCCACCAAACCATCACGCACTACGGGAACGTTGGTGTCTTGAGACTTACCTTCATCAAACGAACGCTCAAATATATATTTACGAATTGTCATACCCTCACCTTACGCAATCATGGCATCATCCGAGCCTGCATCAGCGATCACAATATCGCCATCTTTCTGCATTTGTTTCACCACACTAATAATAGACCGCTGTGCTTTCTCCATATCTGAAACACGTACGGCGCCGAGCCCATCAATATCTTCTTGCAAGAATTTAGCAGCACGTTCTGACATGTTGCTGAAGAAATGTTCCCGCACTTTCATAGGCACTTTTTTAAGGCTCAAGGCAAGCTCACTCTTATCCACAGCAGAAATCACCTTTTGGATATCTGCACTATCAATGCGCAGCATATCTTCAAAGGTAAACATCAAGGCGCGCACGCGGGCTGCTGATTCGGGGATCTGCTTTTCTAAGAATTCCATCACGCGATCGCCCGTGACTTGGTCAAAGGCATTCAAGATTTCTGCCACCACGCGATGGGGATCAAAGGCATTGGTGCCGCCTTTCTTAAATTCTTCCATAAATTCAGATTTGATGAAGGCTTGGATCTCAGACAAAACTGCCACCTTCACCGGTGTGGCCTTTAAGATGCGCACAATGACATCCATGGAGGTGTCTTCATCAAACATTTTAAGAATATGGGCTGCCCGGGCTGAGGTGAGACGGGCCAAAATCACCGACGCCGTTTGTATGTCTTCTTTTTTAAGAAAGTTGGCCAACATGTTTTCATTGACCGTAGACAGCTGCTCCCAAATTCCTTCTTCATCACTTTCCACACCATCCAGCACCTGCTTCATGCGATCTTTGCCAAACATAGATTCAAGCAGTTTTTTGGTGCCCGAAAAATTGCCCGACACCATGCTGCCCTCGTGCATCAAGTGCAAAAAATCGGTGAGCACATTCTTCACAACCGTGGGATCTAATATGCCCAAATTAGACATCGCTGGCGTCAACGTCCACAACTCGCGATTTTCCATTTGACCAAAGACGGCCTTTTGCGCGTCACCATATAAGCTGAGCATCAGCGCTGCGGCTTTGTCCTTATTGAAGCGTAAATTATTGTTGATAATCCGTGATACCATAACGTCGCTACCCCTTCATCCACAGGCGCACAATCGAAGCGGCGCGCTCAGGTTTTTCAAGAGCCAGTTTGTTAACAAGCGCTCTCAGCTCATCTTCAGGCATTTTTTCCCAACCTTTAAGTTGTTTATTATCTTCAACCTCTGGGCCTTCAGCAACCTCCCCATCCTCAAGGGATGCACCCTCAGCCCCTGCCATGGCCACCTGTAACCCCTCAGCCCCTTCGGCCGTGGCGGGTTTGAGATAGGGGCGAATACCAAAGAAAAAAAGCACCAGCGCAAAGAAGCCCAGAAGAGCAATTTCTGCCAGACGCATAAGGTTTTCTTCAGAAAGGGATGGCAACCAGCTAGATGACCCCATGCTTTCTTCTTCGGGGCGGTGGAACCTCAGATTCTCCACATCCACCACGTCACCACGGTCTTGCCGATAGCCCACCACGGCCTGAATCAAACGTTTGTATTTTTCCATCTCTTCAGGGGCGCGATCTGCATACACCTCTTCACCCTGTTCATTCTTGGTATAGGTACCATCAATGACCACGGCCACAGACAAANNCTTGACACCCCCCAACCCCCGCACAGCCGTGCGCACGGTTTTTGAAATCTCATAGTTGGTGGTTTCTTCGGTTTTGTTAGATTCAGATGTTGATCCTTTCCCCGACGCGCCCGGTGCCTGTTGCACGTTGGGCATTTCTTGCTGCACGCCCGTGGCGGGTTCTTGCGCATTATTAGATTGATTGCTGTCATTCACGCTTTGTTGTGAGCGCACCACCTGACCGTCCGGATTAAAGGTCTCTGATTGCTCTGTGATGCTATCATAATCAAGATCAGCACTGACCTCCGCGCGCACGCTCCCGACCCCCAAGGATTGCTCAAGGAGAGATTCAATCATGCGGCCAAGGCGCGTTTCATAAACCACCCGTCTTTCTTCTGCTTCGCGAGACACATCGCGCGCATTTTTCTCAGAGTCAGAGGCCAGCAACACACCACGATCATCCAAAATCGATACACCCTCCACCTGAAGCTCGGGCACAGCAGAGGACACAAGATAGCGAATAGCTTGCACCTGTCCTTCAGAAAGGGTGGACAAGGATCGCATGCGCAACACCACCGCCGCAGAGGGTTTGCGTTTTTCCTTGGAAAAAATCTTACGCTCAGGCATCACAATATGCACACGCGCCTGCGCCACACTCTGAATGGTTTGAATGGTGCGTGACAACTCTCCCTCAAGAGCGCGCACCAGGTTCACATTTTGCACAAAACTTGTGGTGC comes from Candidatus Hepatobacter penaei and encodes:
- the fliN gene encoding flagellar motor switch protein FliN; amino-acid sequence: MSVYMSDEEKENPGTQEGAEEQSPSPEEAIEDIQFKEGKAPKAAKNESATPEEFADALYGVPIKITTVLGAARMSIDHLLQLGRGSVIQLNKNVDEPVDICVNDRLIARGELVLVGGKLGVTVTELIKESL
- a CDS encoding flagellar M-ring protein FliF C-terminal domain-containing protein, whose product is LSVAVVIDGTYTKNEQGEEVYADRAPEEMEKYKRLIQAVVGYRQDRGDVVDVENLRFHRPEEESMGSSSWLPSLSEENLMRLAEIALLGFFALVLFFFGIRPYLKPATAEGAEGLQVAMAGAEGASLEDGEVAEGPEVEDNKQLKGWEKMPEDELRALVNKLALEKPERAASIVRLWMKG
- a CDS encoding FliH/SctL family protein; amino-acid sequence: MTIRKYIFERSFDEGKSQDTNVPVVRDGLVEEQREKSLQDKFQEGFQEGFQKGIESQANKRENDVLQVLSHIETKVKDLVSVYEAQNSEVLKLSVFFVKSILKKAFPHLSANQTLVASDLEEKILPVIKKLAGDKVKVFVHKSMAGFIESRLRSLAGVNVEVNIDEELGPGDCRLCWNESGFECLQERLGREVYALLDDMATVQ
- a CDS encoding flagellar motor switch protein FliG codes for the protein MVSRIINNNLRFNKDKAAALMLSLYGDAQKAVFGQMENRELWTLTPAMSNLGILDPTVVKNVLTDFLHLMHEGSMVSGNFSGTKKLLESMFGKDRMKQVLDGVESDEEGIWEQLSTVNENMLANFLKKEDIQTASVILARLTSARAAHILKMFDEDTSMDVIVRILKATPVKVAVLSEIQAFIKSEFMEEFKKGGTNAFDPHRVVAEILNAFDQVTGDRVMEFLEKQIPESAARVRALMFTFEDMLRIDSADIQKVISAVDKSELALSLKKVPMKVREHFFSNMSERAAKFLQEDIDGLGAVRVSDMEKAQRSIISVVKQMQKDGDIVIADAGSDDAMIA